Proteins found in one Rhodobacteraceae bacterium D3-12 genomic segment:
- a CDS encoding VTT domain-containing protein — translation MTNPNLPNEKHPLVRALPIVAILAVAVIGAFTLRDYLSFEALRDNREALIAFRDLHYAATVAVFIAAYVTIVAFSLPGALVATLTGGFLFATFPGALFNVASATVGATLIFLAARWGLGEKLGRKLEDSKGAVKKIKDGIDENQWSMLFLIRLVPAVPFFVANLVPAFVGVPLRRFVASTFVGIIPGAVVYTSVGAGLGEVFERGETPNLGIIFEPHILLPILGLCALAALPIAIKALRGGKAL, via the coding sequence ATGACGAACCCGAATTTACCAAACGAGAAACACCCATTGGTGCGCGCGCTGCCGATTGTCGCGATTTTGGCAGTGGCGGTGATCGGGGCGTTTACGCTTCGCGATTACCTGAGTTTCGAGGCGCTGCGCGACAACCGCGAGGCGTTGATCGCCTTTCGCGATCTGCATTATGCGGCGACCGTGGCCGTGTTTATCGCGGCCTATGTGACGATCGTGGCATTTTCGCTGCCCGGTGCGTTGGTGGCGACGCTGACCGGGGGGTTTTTGTTTGCGACATTCCCCGGTGCGCTGTTCAACGTGGCGTCGGCGACGGTTGGTGCGACGTTGATTTTCCTCGCGGCGCGTTGGGGGCTTGGTGAGAAGCTGGGTCGGAAGCTGGAAGACAGCAAGGGCGCGGTGAAGAAGATCAAGGACGGGATCGACGAGAACCAATGGTCGATGCTGTTTCTGATCCGGCTGGTGCCTGCCGTGCCGTTTTTCGTGGCCAACCTTGTGCCGGCGTTTGTTGGGGTGCCGTTGCGCCGGTTTGTGGCCTCTACCTTTGTCGGGATCATTCCGGGGGCGGTGGTGTACACCAGCGTCGGCGCGGGTCTGGGCGAGGTGTTTGAACGGGGCGAGACGCCCAACCTCGGCATTATTTTCGAGCCGCATATCCTGTTGCCGATCCTTGGGCTTTGCGCGTTGGCCGCGCTTCCCATTGCGATCAAGGCGCTGCGGGGCGGCAAGGCGCTTTGA
- a CDS encoding FAD-dependent oxidoreductase, producing the protein MKQIKTDILVIGGGSGGLSVASGAAQMGADVTLLEGHKMGGDCLNYGCVPSKALIAAGNAAHAMGAGAAMGIAPVMPKVDYAAAKDHVAAVVGTIEPHDSVERFESLGVRVIEAYGAFVSPNEVQAGDTRISARRVVIATGSSPFVPPIPGLDSVPYETNETLFELREKPTHLLVIGGGPIGMEMAQAHRRLGCDVTVIEGAKALGRDDPEAAALVLDSLRGEGIVIAEDALAAEIRGTAGAIEVEVKDGRVFKGSHLLMAVGRKPNLERLNLNVAGIETTKAGIKVDASLKTTNRKVYAIGDVTGGAQFTHVAGYQAGVIIRSALFGLPAKARTDHVPWATYTSPELAQVGMSEGEAREAHGDKLEIARFEYAGNDRAIAEGKTKGFIKVMVLKGRPIGATIVGHGAGEHINLWALVLANKMKMGQVAAMISPYPTIGEISKRVAGAYFSPRLFDSKGVKRVVGLVQRWLP; encoded by the coding sequence ATGAAGCAGATCAAGACGGATATCCTTGTGATTGGCGGCGGCTCGGGCGGTTTGTCGGTTGCGTCGGGAGCGGCGCAAATGGGCGCGGATGTGACCTTGCTTGAAGGGCACAAGATGGGCGGCGACTGTCTGAACTATGGTTGCGTGCCGTCAAAGGCGTTGATCGCCGCCGGGAACGCGGCCCATGCGATGGGCGCGGGCGCGGCGATGGGGATCGCGCCGGTCATGCCCAAGGTGGATTACGCGGCGGCCAAGGATCATGTTGCCGCCGTGGTTGGCACGATCGAGCCACACGATTCGGTCGAGCGGTTCGAAAGTCTGGGCGTGCGGGTGATCGAGGCCTACGGCGCATTCGTATCACCGAACGAAGTGCAGGCGGGTGACACCCGCATCAGCGCGCGCCGGGTGGTGATTGCCACAGGGTCGTCGCCGTTTGTGCCGCCTATTCCGGGGCTGGACTCGGTGCCATATGAAACCAACGAGACGCTGTTTGAGTTGCGCGAAAAGCCGACGCATTTGTTGGTCATCGGCGGTGGGCCGATTGGCATGGAAATGGCGCAGGCGCATCGGCGGCTGGGCTGTGACGTTACGGTGATTGAAGGCGCCAAGGCGCTGGGCCGGGATGACCCGGAAGCGGCGGCGCTTGTTCTGGACAGCCTGCGCGGCGAGGGGATCGTGATTGCCGAGGATGCGCTGGCCGCGGAAATCCGTGGCACGGCGGGCGCGATTGAGGTCGAGGTCAAGGACGGGCGCGTGTTCAAGGGCTCGCATTTGCTGATGGCCGTCGGGCGCAAGCCCAATCTGGAGCGGCTGAACCTGAATGTTGCAGGGATCGAGACGACGAAAGCGGGGATCAAGGTTGATGCCTCGTTGAAAACCACCAACCGCAAGGTTTACGCCATCGGAGATGTGACCGGCGGCGCCCAATTCACCCATGTGGCGGGCTATCAGGCGGGGGTTATCATCCGCTCGGCCTTGTTCGGCCTGCCAGCCAAGGCACGCACCGATCATGTGCCGTGGGCGACATATACCTCGCCCGAGCTGGCGCAGGTTGGCATGAGCGAGGGGGAAGCCCGCGAGGCGCATGGAGACAAGCTGGAAATTGCGCGGTTCGAGTATGCCGGAAATGACCGGGCCATCGCCGAGGGTAAAACCAAAGGGTTCATCAAGGTTATGGTGCTTAAGGGGCGACCCATTGGCGCAACCATTGTAGGACACGGTGCGGGGGAACATATAAACCTCTGGGCGCTGGTTCTTGCCAACAAGATGAAGATGGGTCAGGTGGCAGCAATGATTTCGCCATACCCCACGATTGGGGAAATATCGAAACGCGTGGCGGGAGCCTATTTCTCGCCCCGGCTTTTTGATAGCAAGGGTGTGAAGCGGGTGGTCGGGCTGGTGCAGCGCTGGTTGCCGTGA
- a CDS encoding HAMP domain-containing histidine kinase, giving the protein MLNSLSGRFLILTTVFVMLAEILIFVPSVARFREDYLLSRLERAQIASLALLADDMIDASLEEELLRNAEVFNVVLRRDEARQLILAAPMPLPIDETFDLRDGKPLTLIRDAMARLFDSEPKVIRVIGNPVREAGLLIEVTMETAPLRMAMIDYGVRILVLSAVISVFTALLLFLAVRGFLVHPIKRVVRDMQSYAADPEDARRIIVPKAGVRELREAEEALQKMETQLTSAFKQRERLAQLGEAVAKISHDLRNILTSAQLFTDRIEMSEDPAVMRMAPKLVNSIRRAVNLCETTMTYGKAEEPAPRLVELDLSEIIDDVLASERLSIGEGEVSLGEDIARGYMLSADPEQLYRVIANLVRNARQAILATGQPGEIGISAGEEDGFSVIRIIDTGPGLPQKARDHLFRPFQGGTRKEGTGLGLAIAAELIRGHGGTLTLERTDETGTEFAIRLPRGEVEQGSGEPGEMMREKS; this is encoded by the coding sequence GTGCTGAACTCTCTCTCCGGGCGGTTTTTGATCCTGACCACAGTGTTCGTGATGCTGGCCGAGATCCTGATCTTTGTGCCGTCGGTGGCGCGGTTCCGCGAAGATTACCTGCTGAGCCGGTTGGAGCGGGCGCAGATCGCCTCGCTTGCGCTGTTGGCGGATGACATGATTGATGCCTCTCTTGAGGAAGAATTGCTGCGCAATGCCGAAGTGTTCAACGTGGTTTTGCGCCGCGACGAAGCGCGCCAGTTGATCCTGGCGGCGCCGATGCCTCTGCCGATTGATGAGACGTTTGATCTACGTGATGGCAAGCCTTTGACGTTGATCCGGGACGCGATGGCGCGGCTGTTTGATTCCGAGCCAAAGGTCATCCGGGTGATCGGCAACCCGGTGCGCGAGGCCGGTCTGTTGATCGAAGTGACGATGGAAACCGCACCGCTGCGCATGGCGATGATTGACTATGGCGTGCGGATTTTGGTGCTGTCGGCGGTGATTTCGGTTTTCACAGCGCTATTGCTGTTTCTCGCGGTGCGCGGGTTTCTTGTGCATCCGATCAAGCGGGTGGTGCGCGATATGCAAAGCTATGCCGCCGACCCCGAAGACGCCCGCAGGATCATCGTGCCCAAGGCCGGGGTGAGGGAGCTTCGCGAGGCGGAAGAAGCCCTGCAGAAGATGGAAACCCAGCTGACCAGCGCATTCAAGCAGCGCGAGCGTCTGGCGCAATTGGGTGAGGCCGTGGCCAAGATTTCGCACGATCTGCGCAATATTCTGACCTCGGCGCAATTGTTCACGGACCGGATCGAGATGAGCGAAGATCCGGCGGTGATGCGGATGGCGCCCAAATTGGTGAATTCGATCCGCCGTGCCGTGAACCTGTGCGAGACGACGATGACCTATGGCAAGGCGGAGGAGCCTGCGCCGCGGCTTGTCGAGCTCGATCTGAGCGAGATCATCGACGATGTGCTGGCGTCGGAGCGGTTGTCGATCGGTGAGGGCGAGGTGAGCCTTGGTGAGGATATCGCAAGGGGGTATATGCTGTCCGCCGATCCCGAACAGCTTTACCGGGTGATCGCGAACCTTGTGCGCAACGCGCGTCAGGCGATTTTGGCGACGGGTCAGCCGGGAGAGATCGGCATTTCAGCGGGCGAAGAGGATGGTTTTTCGGTGATCCGCATTATTGATACCGGGCCGGGCCTGCCGCAGAAGGCGCGCGACCATCTGTTCCGCCCGTTTCAAGGGGGCACGCGCAAGGAGGGCACCGGGCTTGGCCTTGCGATTGCGGCAGAGTTGATCCGCGGACATGGTGGCACCCTGACGCTGGAGCGCACCGATGAAACGGGCACAGAGTTCGCCATTCGCCTGCCGAGAGGCGAGGTTGAGCAAGGTTCCGGGGAGCCGGGTGAAATGATGCGGGAAAAATCCTGA
- a CDS encoding amidohydrolase family protein — MLDLLRLGQRPEGRTLLTARWVVGHQNGGHRLLENGEVVIEHDRILYVGPRFEGEVARRIDMGDALISPGLIDLDALSDLDTTTLGVDCGPAWAKGRVWPQSYVDRGPYEMYSQEELAFQKRFSFAQLLCNGITSALPIASLFYREWGETVAEFEAAAQAAGELGLRVWLGPAFRAGGMVCTAPGVLEPRFDESRGLAGLDSAAEFINANAGRFDGLVQGMLAPDRVETCTETLLTRTMQTANDLNVPVRLHMAQGQMERETVQSLHGTTAPQWLASFNGLNARLIAPHATVATENDLHLYADHGVTVAHCPLVFARSGAMLKSFSKLRNMGINIGMGTDTAPPDMVLNMAVGVMMARMAGDSVTEAAPEHLFDAATLGGASALGRADLGRIDAGAKADIAVFDMSDAMMAPRVDPIRTLILGATGRVTKAVFVDGRLSMRDGQVVDWDWSEARARVQKQFDGLVEQYPERTWGHPEIEQIFPPPTRGFSERPSQPDTASITPARQTALRPECHRKGPEVNVCDRG, encoded by the coding sequence ATGCTTGATCTGCTGCGCTTGGGGCAACGCCCCGAAGGCCGAACCTTATTGACCGCGCGTTGGGTTGTTGGCCATCAAAACGGCGGCCACCGTTTGCTTGAAAACGGCGAGGTGGTGATCGAGCACGATCGCATCCTCTACGTCGGCCCTCGATTTGAAGGAGAGGTCGCACGTCGAATTGACATGGGCGATGCTCTGATCTCGCCGGGGTTGATCGACCTTGATGCTTTGTCAGATCTCGACACCACCACTCTTGGTGTCGACTGTGGCCCCGCTTGGGCCAAGGGCCGCGTTTGGCCCCAAAGCTACGTTGATCGCGGCCCCTATGAAATGTATTCACAAGAGGAACTCGCCTTTCAAAAGCGCTTCAGCTTTGCGCAGCTCTTGTGCAATGGCATTACCTCGGCCCTGCCAATTGCATCACTGTTCTATCGCGAATGGGGCGAAACGGTCGCCGAATTCGAGGCCGCAGCCCAAGCGGCTGGCGAATTGGGCTTGCGGGTCTGGCTTGGCCCGGCCTTCCGCGCAGGGGGCATGGTTTGCACCGCTCCCGGCGTTCTTGAACCGCGCTTTGACGAAAGCCGCGGTCTCGCGGGTCTGGACTCTGCGGCCGAGTTTATCAACGCGAACGCGGGGCGGTTTGACGGGTTGGTTCAAGGCATGCTCGCGCCCGATCGCGTCGAAACCTGCACCGAAACGCTGCTAACAAGAACCATGCAGACGGCGAACGACCTGAATGTGCCCGTGCGTTTGCATATGGCCCAAGGCCAAATGGAGCGTGAAACGGTTCAGTCTCTGCACGGCACAACCGCGCCGCAATGGCTGGCCAGTTTCAATGGCTTGAACGCCCGGCTCATCGCGCCGCATGCGACCGTCGCTACGGAAAACGATCTGCACCTCTACGCGGATCATGGCGTAACCGTTGCGCATTGCCCGTTGGTTTTCGCCCGCTCAGGAGCGATGCTGAAGTCGTTCAGCAAATTGCGCAACATGGGGATCAATATCGGAATGGGAACCGATACGGCTCCGCCGGATATGGTGCTCAACATGGCTGTCGGTGTGATGATGGCGCGCATGGCAGGTGACAGCGTGACCGAAGCCGCCCCCGAGCACCTGTTTGACGCCGCAACGCTTGGCGGGGCATCTGCGCTTGGCCGCGCCGATCTCGGACGCATAGACGCGGGTGCCAAAGCCGATATTGCAGTTTTCGACATGTCTGACGCGATGATGGCGCCACGCGTCGACCCCATTCGCACCCTGATCTTGGGTGCAACTGGACGGGTCACAAAAGCGGTCTTTGTCGATGGACGCCTCTCTATGCGAGACGGTCAGGTGGTTGACTGGGACTGGTCCGAAGCCCGCGCCCGCGTTCAAAAACAGTTTGATGGCTTAGTGGAACAATACCCTGAGAGAACATGGGGGCATCCGGAAATCGAGCAAATATTCCCCCCGCCTACCCGCGGTTTCAGTGAACGCCCAAGTCAACCTGATACAGCCTCAATAACGCCCGCCCGACAGACCGCATTGCGCCCTGAGTGTCATCGAAAAGGGCCGGAAGTGAACGTTTGCGACAGAGGCTAA
- a CDS encoding amidohydrolase family protein yields MTDLLIRNVRPLGSAPTDILISNGRIAKCAAQIETAQAQVEDAKGAIMVPGLVEAHTHLDKTFMGMGWYPNTVGSDLQSMIDNERSERRRLNHDPHQQSMRHALALVGNGITHIRSHVDVDTENGLAAIEGVLKTKDALKDVVDIEIVAFPQSGLMVRPGTAELLDQAMAMGADLVGGLDPCGIDSDPKGHLDTIFGLAEKHGTGIDIHLHEGGTLGAFSMEMILERTRVLGMKGQISISHAFCLGMPDWNRTEALLEALADQDVAILTTGSPSSDVPAVKRVLGAGIRLGAGCDGVIDTWNPWNRADMLDRARIVAQKNNMRSDADLALALSICSSGGAQVMGVKGHGVDLGNNADFALLSGTTLAEAIATGGPVKLTVKAGKITGRDGKAIQEAS; encoded by the coding sequence ATGACAGATCTTCTTATTCGCAACGTCCGCCCACTCGGCTCGGCGCCGACTGACATATTGATCAGCAATGGCCGCATTGCAAAATGCGCGGCCCAGATCGAAACGGCGCAAGCGCAAGTCGAAGACGCGAAAGGCGCCATTATGGTCCCCGGTTTGGTCGAAGCGCATACCCATCTGGACAAGACGTTCATGGGCATGGGCTGGTATCCAAATACCGTTGGCTCTGATTTGCAGTCGATGATCGACAACGAGCGCAGTGAACGGCGCCGCCTCAACCATGATCCGCACCAACAATCCATGCGACACGCATTGGCGCTCGTTGGCAACGGCATCACCCATATTCGCAGCCACGTCGATGTCGATACGGAAAACGGCCTCGCCGCAATAGAAGGCGTGCTCAAGACAAAAGACGCCCTCAAAGACGTGGTTGATATCGAGATTGTTGCCTTCCCCCAATCTGGCCTCATGGTCAGACCCGGCACCGCCGAGCTCTTGGACCAAGCAATGGCGATGGGTGCAGACCTTGTTGGTGGGCTTGACCCATGCGGAATAGACAGCGACCCCAAGGGACATTTGGACACGATCTTTGGCCTCGCTGAAAAGCACGGCACAGGAATTGACATCCACCTGCACGAAGGCGGCACCTTGGGCGCGTTTTCGATGGAAATGATCCTTGAAAGGACGCGTGTCTTGGGCATGAAAGGGCAGATTTCCATCAGCCACGCCTTCTGCCTTGGAATGCCGGATTGGAACAGAACCGAGGCTTTGCTAGAGGCCCTTGCCGATCAAGACGTGGCTATTTTGACCACAGGATCGCCCTCATCAGACGTCCCCGCGGTCAAGCGCGTTCTCGGCGCTGGCATCCGTCTGGGAGCAGGCTGTGACGGGGTCATCGACACTTGGAACCCGTGGAACCGCGCCGACATGCTCGACCGCGCACGGATCGTGGCGCAGAAAAACAATATGCGTTCGGATGCCGATCTGGCTCTGGCGCTGTCGATCTGTTCAAGCGGCGGTGCGCAGGTGATGGGCGTAAAAGGCCACGGCGTCGACCTTGGAAACAACGCCGATTTTGCACTCCTCTCGGGCACAACCCTGGCCGAGGCTATCGCAACAGGGGGCCCTGTGAAATTGACCGTGAAAGCGGGCAAGATCACGGGCCGCGACGGCAAAGCGATACAGGAGGCCTCTTGA
- a CDS encoding aspartate/glutamate racemase family protein has product MRVHVINPNSTVSMTAQIGRAARRAASADTEIDLVTATGTPASIEGYADEALAVPALLAAIRAAEKAGADAHVIACFDDPGLSAAREVAGAPVIGICQAGVQVAQTLATRFSIVTTLPRSVPIIEDLVDSYGATRHCRRVRSVDLPVLTLETEADSAYALIAAEVRAARDLDGAEAVVLGCAGMAEWCEKLTAETSVPVIDGVTAAVRTAEALIGMKYRTSKLGGFAWPLTKIGGFAPEVA; this is encoded by the coding sequence ATGCGTGTTCATGTCATAAACCCGAATTCAACCGTTTCGATGACCGCCCAAATCGGAAGAGCCGCGCGTCGCGCCGCCAGCGCCGACACCGAGATTGACCTTGTGACGGCAACCGGCACACCTGCTTCTATCGAAGGATATGCCGACGAAGCCCTAGCAGTGCCTGCATTGCTGGCGGCCATTCGCGCAGCCGAGAAAGCAGGCGCAGACGCGCATGTGATTGCGTGTTTCGACGACCCGGGCTTATCTGCCGCCAGAGAAGTCGCAGGCGCTCCCGTGATAGGGATTTGTCAGGCCGGGGTGCAAGTGGCTCAAACTTTGGCCACGCGTTTCTCTATCGTGACGACGCTGCCGCGCTCTGTGCCGATCATCGAAGATCTGGTCGACAGCTATGGAGCAACGCGTCATTGCCGTCGTGTGCGCTCCGTTGATCTTCCGGTTCTGACGCTGGAAACCGAAGCCGACAGCGCTTACGCGCTTATCGCAGCAGAGGTGCGCGCCGCCCGCGATCTGGACGGCGCCGAAGCGGTCGTGCTTGGCTGCGCTGGCATGGCCGAATGGTGCGAAAAACTAACGGCGGAAACCTCGGTTCCTGTGATTGACGGTGTAACGGCTGCAGTTCGCACAGCAGAAGCCTTGATCGGGATGAAATATCGAACATCAAAACTTGGTGGCTTCGCATGGCCGCTGACAAAAATCGGCGGCTTTGCCCCGGAGGTAGCATGA
- a CDS encoding flavin reductase family protein codes for MDFDFTQLPPQDRYRLLTNFVGPRPIALVTTRSEAGHTNAAPMSFFNVFSQDPPIVILGIQTRGDGGEKDTVVNIRRTQEFCVNMVDMEIADAMILCGVNFPSDVDEPSFAGLSTAECRQIDARYVTRTPCAMECKVERIIDFPNRAIILGEVVEMTVRNDCLDAGGRYVDPEVYQPIARLHADNYIVADQQFELKKPKEADAWEAARLSPAEGRKP; via the coding sequence ATGGACTTTGACTTCACCCAACTGCCGCCACAGGATCGCTACCGTCTTTTGACAAACTTCGTCGGGCCGCGCCCCATTGCTCTTGTGACCACGCGCTCTGAAGCAGGTCACACCAACGCCGCCCCGATGAGTTTCTTTAATGTCTTCTCGCAAGACCCGCCCATTGTGATCCTCGGGATTCAGACGCGCGGCGACGGCGGCGAAAAAGATACCGTCGTCAACATCCGCCGCACTCAGGAGTTCTGTGTGAACATGGTCGACATGGAAATTGCTGATGCAATGATCCTGTGTGGCGTGAATTTCCCGAGCGACGTTGATGAGCCCTCGTTTGCAGGGCTTTCAACAGCAGAGTGCCGCCAGATTGACGCGCGCTACGTCACGCGAACGCCCTGCGCGATGGAATGCAAGGTCGAGAGAATAATCGACTTTCCGAACCGAGCGATAATCTTGGGTGAAGTTGTCGAAATGACGGTTCGCAACGACTGTCTCGATGCTGGCGGTCGCTACGTTGACCCCGAGGTGTATCAACCCATCGCGCGGCTGCACGCAGACAATTACATCGTCGCTGACCAGCAATTCGAGTTGAAGAAACCAAAAGAAGCGGATGCTTGGGAAGCCGCTCGCTTGTCTCCGGCTGAAGGGCGAAAACCGTAA